One Planctomycetia bacterium genomic region harbors:
- a CDS encoding WD40 repeat domain-containing protein, translating into MIRSLLRFTAGIILVTIALMILFWPVSHLSWSMLQQSGRSEDRILWLDEHRRLLMTVHTQGTQDATTSNWEIELRSYDCLTGMPQSFPLLSDNSGRWRPQVQFSEDRSLYAVWSTEKPEIVIYKALGTSPCFRIRLELSPLMIPSSVTFSPDGSVLAVQLAEEIHVWNLTNGQLHCKFVPPQTTQNDNYLGSNMMQNMSISSDNCLLAISGQGKGIAVYHLQKKYLVGQVPQFGIPRFVSTSRLAVLPRRGEKKHAAYYAIGEEYVTTEEGPVPLPPTEVAVSTNSRCYYTVTDSAGLIPYQTNLPAWVPDWIQRQWVDWFSKGSITVKLRGYDIITKKPIMEQSLSIIAYTHPFMVMPGTQNQLVVSESGRIITNNDTHAIWVWEHDSGRGIMRWLGAGFLTMAGAWLSIRPRWFRRQAVARINGN; encoded by the coding sequence ATGATTCGATCATTGTTGCGATTCACTGCTGGGATTATTCTCGTCACGATTGCACTGATGATTTTATTTTGGCCGGTCAGCCATTTGTCCTGGTCTATGCTCCAACAAAGCGGCCGTTCAGAAGATCGTATCCTCTGGCTTGATGAACATCGGCGGCTACTCATGACTGTACACACGCAAGGTACCCAAGATGCAACCACATCAAATTGGGAAATAGAATTGCGATCTTATGACTGCCTGACCGGAATGCCCCAAAGCTTTCCATTGCTCTCGGATAATTCAGGAAGATGGCGACCTCAAGTTCAATTCTCTGAAGATAGATCTCTATACGCCGTATGGTCAACTGAAAAACCCGAGATTGTTATCTACAAGGCTCTCGGTACTAGTCCATGCTTTCGAATCAGACTGGAATTGAGCCCCCTCATGATACCTAGTTCTGTAACATTTTCGCCCGATGGATCGGTTCTGGCCGTGCAATTAGCTGAGGAAATCCACGTTTGGAATCTCACTAACGGACAACTCCATTGCAAATTCGTTCCTCCGCAGACAACGCAAAACGATAATTACTTAGGGTCCAATATGATGCAAAACATGTCTATAAGTTCTGATAATTGCCTTTTGGCAATCAGTGGTCAAGGCAAGGGCATCGCTGTTTATCACCTCCAAAAGAAATATTTAGTGGGTCAGGTTCCTCAATTCGGAATTCCTCGCTTTGTGAGTACCTCCCGACTAGCCGTATTGCCACGACGCGGAGAAAAAAAACATGCCGCATACTATGCGATTGGTGAGGAATATGTCACCACTGAAGAAGGCCCCGTCCCCTTGCCACCTACAGAAGTGGCGGTCAGTACCAATTCACGTTGTTATTACACAGTAACTGACTCTGCGGGATTGATACCTTACCAAACTAATCTACCCGCCTGGGTCCCGGATTGGATCCAACGACAATGGGTTGATTGGTTCTCCAAGGGGTCTATCACCGTGAAGTTGAGAGGTTATGATATCATCACCAAAAAACCTATTATGGAACAGAGTTTATCAATCATTGCATACACACACCCATTCATGGTCATGCCAGGAACACAAAATCAACTCGTAGTTTCCGAAAGCGGTCGGATTATTACCAATAACGATACTCATGCCATATGGGTTTGGGAGCATGACAGCGGGAGGGGAATCATGCGATGGCTGGGCGCAGGCTTTTTGACAATGGCGGGTGCATGGCTGAGTATTCGACCACGATGGTTTAGACGACAGGCTGTTGCCCGAATCAATGGAAATTAA